From Lewinellaceae bacterium:
TTACTCCATTAGGAGTCAATCAGGAAACAGAGGTGAAAAAGATCGAGGAAAGCATCAGAGGGGTAGAAGTTTTCAGGGGGGAAGGCGCCAGCAAAACGGCCTTCCTGGAAGCCTGCCGGCAGTATGCTGTCCTTCACATACCTACCCATGGCATCCTCAATGAAGAAGACCCCAGCTATAGTTTTATTTCATTTTCTCAAATGGACGGGGGGATCAATCCCTCTGAATTGCTTTTTGTAAAGGATCTCTATGCTCAACGATGGGATATTGACCTCATTTTCCTGTCGGCTTGCCAGACAGCCTCCGGCCGTTTTTGGGAGGGGGAAGGCAACATCAGCCTGGCCAGAGGCATGGCATACGCCGGAGTGAGGAGCCTGGCCACCACCCTGTGGAACGTCCCCACGGCGGCAAAGTCGAAAATTGCTCCTGCTTTCTATATTCACTATATAAAGGAGGGCCAGCCTAAGGACGTGGCCCTGGCGGAAGCCAAGCGCAGCGTCGCCCGGCAGTACCATCCCAAGGATTGGGCAGGGCTGATCCTGGTCGGTGCGTCGGAGTGATTCCTGATGGGTTCATGGGCCATGCAACCATAACCTGGCGAAGCCAGAACCAAGTGTCCTTAAACCGCAGAACCGCGAAACCGCAGAACTCAAAATGTAAAAGGAGGCTCGGCTGGGGCGGCTCTTATTAGAGTTGATGCGTTGGGAGCATTCAGCGGTTAAAAAGTTACTTTTCACCCTGCTCTTCGTTCCAAAAGCGGTCAGGTAGCGCCACTATCCTCCCACTTTTGCGCCTCAATCAGGGCGAAAATTAATCTTTTTTCCCACTAAAGCCCCCCAACGCATCAACTCTATTGGACTGCCTAAGTAGAGCCACTTTTACATTTGAAATTTAGAGTTTTGCATTTTGCGGTTTCAAAGCCCGTGGATAATGGGTTCCAGCCATCGCACAAAAAATTCCTGCCATTTTTTGGCAGAAAATAATGATTACCGGATTAACACCAGTACCCGAAGCGGATGCCCCAGGCCCCTGAGCAAATCCTCCGCTGCCCGGGCTTCCTCTCCGGCGCTTTTATCTTCGGCGATTGCCTGAAGGCCTTCCAGGATTTCCTGGCGACTGTGCCCGGCGCCCAATCGGGCGAGGAGCAAGTTGAGCCGCACCGGCCTGGCCAGCGAAGCATAACCGTACTGCAGGAGGCTATCCCGGTTGGCCAGGCATTGTTCAAAGCCTTCAATCGCTGGTTCAAACTGCCCGTTTTTCAACTGCCAGTGAGCGAGGTAATAGTCGGCCATGCAAAAACCGGCGCAGCCGTCGGCCAAAACTTTCAAACCCTCTCCTCCTTCCTCAGCATAACCACAATAAAGAGCGGAAGCCCGCCCGAAGACCTCTTCCTGGCCCGTGGGAGGAAGTTCATCTCCGGCATAACCAGGACAATAGGCTTCTATAAAATATTTTTCTATCAATTCATTTACAGGCTCCAGGCTTAGGTTGGCCCAAATTGCCAGGCCCGCCATTAAGGCTATGAGGAAACCCAGCCCTGCTTTCCAGAATTGGACGGCAGAGAAGGCGAAGCGAAGGCGGTCAAAAAAATTCAACTGAGGTTCTGGCAGAGGCCCTTTCTGCCGGCGCAGCTTCTCCAGCATTTCCTTCAATTTTTGCTCCCGGGCAGAAGCCGGTTTTTCCGGAGAGAAAGCGTAATGGAGGAAGGCCTTTTGCCGAGCTTCGTCCTGATCCAAAGCGGCCTCGAACGCCTGGCGTTCCCGGGAATTCATGGTGCCCTCCAGGTAAGCTTTGGCCTGGTTGTAGTAATCTTGGTTTTTCATTGCGGGAATCATTTATTCTTCAAACAGGCCGCTCGGGCCGCCTCCCAGTAGTTCTCTAAATTTTCGTTTACATCGCGATAGCAAAGAAGATACGGAAGTGGGGCTGACATCATAGCCCTTATCGTTCAACAGGCCGGCCAGTTTGCCGTGGTCCTCAACCGGTGGTTCTTCAAAAAAACACAACCAAAGGAGCACTTCGCATTGCCCTCCCAACTGCGCCAGATACGCCTTCACTTTTTCCCGAAGGACGTTGCTGGACGGGCTGTGGTACAATTTGCTCAGCACATCCATGGCCATATCCATTCTCTGGCTTTCGCGCCGGTATTCTTCGCAGATATTCCGGCAAATATTGCGGATATACCCTTTGCAGTTGGTTTTAGGCCCCCGGCCGTTGCTGATCTCGGTGGCCAGCCGCAGGACCGCCTCATACAAAAGGTCCTCCCAGCTAAGTACGCGGGAAAGCTGCCGGTAACGGCCGTAGAAATATTTCGCCGTTTTGCGAAACTCTATGTCTTCCACCAGCAATGCCATTCCTTCGGCTATCCCTTCCTCTCCTCCGTTCCTCATTTTGTCGATGATCCGTTTGCAGTCATGCATGTACTTGTTACTGATATAGTGAAGCAAGGTTTGAAAATTAAACTTAAAGGAAGGAAAATAATTAAAATTTTATAAGATGTTGCCTAAATGCTGGCTTATTCTTCACCAAGAGGATGAATCTTTTAAAATCTTTCGAAAAAAAAGAAGCCACAATGTTTAAAAACAACCGTTAACGACACTAAAAAAGAGAACAACAAATTTATGTGTAATTAGCTCTGTATAACCCCTTTTGACCATGTGTAATCCCTAAAACCCCTATCCCTTGCCTCGCTGGGCAATCGCTTTAGGTTTCACCGCCTGAGTGATTGCCACAGCTGAGGTTCGGGGGTGAACTCCTGCCTCAGCTCGTGTTGGCGTATCCTCCTCCAACGGCTTTTCATTCCCCTTCTAATATAGAATGTAAAATGGAAACAGCGTCTAATCCGGCCACTATATAGTTCGCGCTTCCTGAAAATCAACATTCTATGTCGCACGAAGGCTACCCTTCTAAGGTTGGCCAGTTGTCGGTTGCCAGTTGTCGGTTGTCGGCTGTCGGTTGCGTTGGGCGACTACCATTCTAAGGTTGGACAGTCCGGTGAGGCTTCGTACATCTTACACAACCCCGGACCGCCGTTGGCCCCGTACACCGTACACAGCCCCTGCAGCCTCTGTCCAGCGTTAGACGGGTAGCCCGTTGGGCAGCCATGCGTTTGGCAGCCAGCAAGTTGCAACAACGGTCAACGAACAACAGGCAACGGACAACGACCCGTGTGGCCAATGTCAGACAGGTAGCCCGCACGAACTATATAGCGGAGGGCAGAATTTAATTCCGGGCAAAAAAACACGATAACCCTTTTTTCACAACCCCCAACGAGCTTTCATCCCTACAGGATTTTATACAAACGGAGTTTATTGAGAACTTACTTCCGGCCTTGATGACGCCCGGGAGGCCTGGGGCAAATGGTTTACCCCTTTCTTTGATATGATAGAAGTCCTACTCCCTATACACCCTCCCCTCCTTCATCACAAACTCCACTTCCAGCAACGTCTCGATATTTTCTAATGGGTTATCTTTTACGGCGATGATATCTGCCAGTTTGCCCGCCTCGATGCTGCCCAGCTGATCGGAAATTCCCAGCAGTTCAGCGGAAGCAACGGTGGCGGAACGAATGGCATCCATGGGAGGCATGCCGGCTTCGGCCATGTAGAGGAACTCTTTGGCGTTATCCCCGTGCGGGCTGACGCCGCAATCGGTTCCAAAGGCAATCTTCACTCCTCTTTTATACGCTTTCGCAAAAGTTGCCTGAATCTGCGGGCCGATGGCCAATGCTTTGGGTACGATGATGGCCGGAAAATAGCCCTCCTCTTTCGCCTTGTCGGCTACAAACCGGCCGGCGGAGATGGTTGGAACGTAATAGGTGCCCTTTTCCTTCATCAGGTCCATCACCTCTTCCGTCATCATGGTGCCGTGCTCGATGCTGGTGATGCCGGCCAGCACCGCCCGTTTCATGCCTTCGGCGCCGTGGGCATGGGCGGCGGTGGTCATACCGTAGTCTTTGGCGGCCTGGACAATAGCCGTGGCTTCTTCCAGAGTAAACTGGGGGTTGCTGCCGTCCTTGGCCAGGCTGAGCACCCCGCCGGTGGCGGTGATCTTGATGAGGTCGGCCCCGTTCTGGTAGCGCTGGCGGACGGCCTGCCAGGCGTCGTCCGGGCCGTTGATGACGCCCACTTCCGGGCCGGCGTATTCCATCAGGCCTTTTCGGGCGCCGTTGGTGGGGTCGGCGTGGCCGCCGGTGGTGCCGATGGCTTTCTCAGCGGTGAAGATGCGCGGGCCGTCGACGTAGCCCTGGTTGATGGCATTGCGCAGGGAGACGTTGACGCCCGAGCCGCCGAGGTCGCGCACGGTGGTGAAGCCGGCCATCAGGGTGCGGCGGGCGTAGACGGTGGCCCGCAGGGCAACGTCGGCATCGTTGAGGCGGAAGCGGTCCAGATAGCTGTTGGGGTTGCTCTCTCCTTCAATGTGCACGTGCATGTCCATCAGGCCGGGCAGCACGGTTTTGTCCTTGAGGTCGATCACGGTGGCGCCTTCCTCCGCCTTTGCATAGCCGTCACGAACTTCTTTGATTGTTTTGCCGTCGACGATGATGGTCACCTTTTCGCGCACCTGATCGCCAACGCCGTCGATGAGGCGCCCGCAGTGGAGGTACTGGAGCTGGGCCGGGGCCGCATAAGCTGTAAAAAGGAACAGGAAGGCAAACAGAATTTGCTGGGTCAGTTTCATGGTTTGGATGTTTTTATCTTTGCTGTGAAGTTAATCCGTTATTTTGTAAAATATGCTGTTGTTTAAATGGATGCTATGGATACTTGCTCTGTTGCCGTTCCAGTGCCAGGACGATGCTGCGCCCTTTGAGCGGTGGATGCTGGCAGGCACAATAGCATCCACCGCCCAAAGGGCGTAACATCACCCCATTTCGCATGGCGGAATGGGGTAAGTATCTATAGCATCTTTTCTAATAGGATCGCATTTAAAACCAAATCGGATAGGCCAATGAAAAACCTGAATTTTCTCCCCCTTCTCTTTCTGGCCCTGCTCTTTTCCTGCCAGAAAGAACCCGAAACCACCACCATTCAATCCCCCCAGGGAGTACTGCAACTGGAGTTCCTCCTCTCCGCTACCGGAATTCCCCAGTACGCCCTCACCCGCAATGGAACTACCATCATCGACACTTCCAGCCTAGGGTTCAACCTGCGCGAGTCGGGCGTATTGCGCGAAGGCTTCACCCTCGTCTCCTCCGAAACCAAGGAAACGAGAGCGCGCTGGACGCCCGTCTGGGGTACCCAAAAGGAAATCCTCAACCACTACAACGAGCTGTTCGTAGAACTAGCCGAAGCAGGCGACAACCCGCGAAGGCTCAACCTGCGCTTCCGCCTCTTCGACGACGGCCTGGGCTTCCGCTACGAGTTCCCCGAGCAGGAAGCGGTGAAAGAAGTGACCATCATGGACGAGTACACCCACTTCCAACTCGCCGGCGACCACCTGGCCTGGTGGATACCGGCTGACTACGACAGCTACGAATACCTCTACAACCATACCCGCCTCAGCGAGGTAGACACCGCCGGCCTCAACTACGGCATCGAAAACCGCCCCGACCGCTACATTGCCAATCCCCACGCTGTGAATACCCCGGTCACCATGAGAACGGACGACGGCCTGTACCTCAGCTTCCACGAGGCCAACCTGGCCGATTACGCCGGCATGACCCTGGGCATTCAACCCGGCAACCTGCTGCAGAGCGAGCTGGTGCCCTGGAGCGACGGCACGAAGGTGCGCACCCAAACGCCCTTCGCCTCCCCCTGGCGCACCGTCCTGGTGACAGACAACCCCGGGGCGCTCCTCGCCTCCAACCTCATCCTCAACCTCAACGAGCCCAACCAGATCGAGGACGTATCCTGGATCGAACCCATGAAATACACCGGCATCTGGTGGGAGCTGCACCTGGGCAAAACCAGCTGGAGCCTCCGGCAGCAGGAAGGCTCCTGGGGCGACAAGGGCGGGGCCGGCCACGGCGCCACCACTGAAAATACCAAAAAATACATCGACTTCAACGCCGAACACGGCATCCGCGGCCTGCTGGTCGAAGGCTGGAACCAGGGCTGGGAATACTGGGGCCAGGACACCCTGGGCTACTTCAACTTCTACACCCCCTATCCCGATTTCGACATCGAGGAGGTTGTGAAATACGCCAAAAGCAAAAATGTGGCCCTCATCGGGCACCACGAGACCGGCGGGCAGGCCGACCACTACGACTCCCAGTTGGAAGAAGCCTTCAAGTATTACCATAACCTGGGCATCAAAGCGGTGAAAACGGGCTACGCCGGGCCGGTAACGCCCACGGGCGAGCGCCACCACGGCCAGTACATGGTGCGCCATCAGCGCCGGGTAATCGAAACAGCCGCGAAGTACCAGATCATGATCGACGCCCATGAACCAGTCAAACAAACGGGCCTGCGCCGCACCTTCCCCAACCTGATGGCGCAGGAGGGCGTGCGCGGCATGGAATACAACGCCTGGAGCAACGGCAACCCACCCAGCCATACCTGCATCATCCCCTTTACCCGCATGCTGGCCGGCCCGATCGACTACACCCCAGGCATCTTCGACATCACCTTCGATCAATACAAACCCAACAACCGGGTGCACACCACGCTGGCCAAGCAGTTGGCCCTATACGTCACCATCTACAGCTCTCTGCAGATGGCGGCCGACCTGCCGGAGAACTACACCGGCCACCCCGCCTTCCAATTCATTCAGGAAGTGGGCGTCGACTGGGATGACACGCGCATCCTCAATGCCGAGATCGGGCAGTACCTCACCATCGCCCGCAAGGAAAAGGGCACGGACCGTTGGTTCGTCGGCAGCATCACCAACGAGGAACCGCGGGAGTTTGCCATCCCCCTCGACTTCCTGGAGGAAGGCAAAGCCTACCGCGCCGGCATTTACAAGGACAGCGATACCGCTCACTGGAAGGACAACCCGATGGCTTTTGTCGTCACCAGCGCGGATGTAAAGAAGGGAGACACCCTGACGATGAAACTGGCGCCGGGCGGGGGGCAGGCGGTGAGCATTTTGCCGGTGGAGTGAGGGGATAGAACGTGTATTAACAAGGATTTACAACTGTTAAAACCTCTACCCTCCATACCCTCCACACCTCTTTTGCGTTTTTGGATTTAAATCCACATTGTCAAAACCTCCAAACTCGCGCTCTGATGAAAAGGCACTGCCCTACGCTGCTATGGATTCTGGCTGTGGCAAGCACAGCCGCCGCCCAACCCACCTTTTTCAAGCAATATCAGTCGGACAATTTCTTTATCTGGTCCGGGCTGGCCGCCGGCAGCGACGGCGTGTCTATGGCTGTGCTCGCCACTAATTTTCAAGCCATGTTTGTGAGTAAGCTAGATGTGAATGGGACGGTAGTTTGGGCAAAGGGGTTCCGGGATGTGGTTCCTGGCAACGGTTTTCTTTATAATGGAGATATCGCCGGCGTTGCTGATGGTGGTTTTGCAGTTGCCGTAACCCAGACAGAAGACGGTGGCCTGACGCAGAGCCTCCTGATGAAAGTAAGCGCAGGGGGCAATTTTTTATGGGCTTATCGAATCCCTGGACTGGCAAGTGGAGATGATTATGGATTGGAGGTACAGGGCAATGACATTTTGCTCAGTACCTCCTCGTATAGAAATGGTTTTTACCTGGCGCGTTTCGATGCACAAGGGCAGCCTCAGTGGGCAAAGCGGTATACGATTGAGGGATATGAGGATTATTTTCTCTGCAGTGCAGTTTTCGCGCCGGGCGGCAGGATTCTGCTCCGGGGCAGCATCTCGCCGACGGCAAGTCTGTATGATGAGGTAAACCACATCAGGATGGAGGTTGATGCCACAACCGGAGTGGTTGTTGAATCCCTTTTTTCAGATAGTACACGCACCGGTGTCATTGCTTTTGACGAGCAGCGGAACCATTATGAGTCTTATCCGTCTGCTACCGGCCCACGTTATGCAAAATATACGCCGGATGGCCAATTCATCTGAGTGCGTGACATATTCGCGGGTTTTAAGGCAGTCGTCTGACGACTTTCGACTTCGATTGCCCTGCCGCTACCCCGCTTTTTTGTCACGCACTCAATTCATCTGGTGTAAGCAGGTGAATGGAATACCCGTTGCAGGTCATTTCAGTCTCTCGCCGGGTTACCTGAATATCATCTCCAACCATACCGTGGAATCAGAATCTTATGTTTTGCGCCTGAACCAGGCAGATGGCAGCCTTGTGTGGAGTAAAATCTATTTAGGCGCGAATTACGCTCCACTTTTTTCCAATGTCAACCTGATCTCCCGGCCCCAGAACGGGCTGGCCTGGCTCGCCACCGCTGACGATGTGCCGGCAATGGCTATTGCCCAGGTGGGCGCCCAGGGCGAAGTAGAAGGCTGCATCACTCATTCTCCCTGCAACGTATCGGTCATGGATGCGCCCTTTCCGGAATATACGCCCATCAACTGGACGGAAGAGGACTACCCCGCCTTCGAACCAGTAATTTTACTTGAAGAGCCATTTACTATGGTGGCCACCCCTTATTCGCCATCCGGCACATCGCCGGCGCTTTTGGCTGCCAGGATACCGCTTACCGGGAAGTAATCGTGCGGGAGAGCCCCGTTTTCTCCCTTGGCCCCGATACGGCAGTTTGCCCGGGTGGTACGCTTTTGCTCGACAGTGGCCTGGATGCGGGACAGTATGGCCTTCAATGGCAGAATGACAGCGCCAACCCAACCCTGGAAGTTCAGGAGCCCGGCGCGTACATCCTCACCGCCACCAATGATGCCGGCTGTACCCGGTCAGATACGCTTCTGCTGAGCCTTTACTCCCTTCCCGAAGTGAATCTGGGCCCGGATACCACCCTCTGCGGAGCATCCTCCCTGGAGATCATTCCACAAACCGGCGCCGCCCAGCCAATTTACCAATGGAGTACCGCCGCCGTTACGCCCCGCCTTACAGCTTCTTCCGAAGGGCTCTATGCCCTTACCGTCACCGACGCCGCCACCGGTTGCGCCGGGCAGGACAGCTTGCGGGTGAGTTTTGCGCCTCCCCTACTGATTCGGCAACCGCCGGATACCCCGGTTTGCCCCGACCGGCCCGTCTTCCTGGAAATCCAGGCCCTGAGCGGCGCCCTTTTGTCTTTACAGTGGGAAGACGGCTCTGCCGATAATCCTTATGCTATACAAGAACCCGGGGATTACAGCGTACAAGTTTCCAATGGTGCCTGTGACACCACTCTGAGTTTTTCGATCTTCCTCGGCGATTGCAGGGAAAGCGTTTTCCTGCCGAATGCCTTTTCGCCCAACGATGACGGGCGAAACGATTTTTTCCTGCCTTTGGGGCCGGACATAGAACTGACCCAGCTTCAGGTAGCCGCTGGGGTTCCCTCCTGTACGACGGACAGGGCCCCGATGCCCGGTGGGACGGCTCCGCCTTCGGAAAACCAGCTCCTGCCGGCATCTACGTATACATGGCAGCATACCGCATACCGCCGGGGGAGGCCGTGGAAATAGCATCCGGGGAGGTCATGCTATTGCGGTGAAGTACTTCGTGCCGCGATCATCCTGATCGCCAGGCAGCCTACCAGGCGGTTTGGCACCTGAGGGCGCGGAGTTAAAGCAAGGCTGGAATTTAAATTTTCCGGGCATCAATGAACATGGTGCCCTGCACTCCCATCTTTACGAAATGGCACCGGCGGCCGGCTCAGCTCCTGCGGCGGCGCCCCTTCGACAATGTGGTAAAATCGATTGGGAACAAGATCGGTGTAGGTTTCAGCAGTTTGCGCTGCATTCGGCCAGATGATGCGCAGGCGTTCGATGCGGGTGGCTTTTCCCAAGCCGATCTTCTGCTGCAGGCTTCCGGCGCCGAAGGAGCCGCCCGTCCTGACCGTTCGCGCGATCTTCCGGGAAGGGCCTTCCGGGCCCTGAACGGTGAGTTCAAGGCGGGCGCCGATGGCCGAGCGGTTGGCGGTTTTGCCCTCCAGCTTCAGGGTTACCCAGTTGTTGCCGTTCCAGCCGTCCGGGTTTTCGAATAAGGCATTCGGGAATACGTCGCCTTCGACGGCCCCCCCCATGACGGCATAAACGTCGTCGTCGCCGTCGCGGTCGAGGTCGGCGAAGGCAATGGCGTGGCCTTTTTGGATGTGGCCGAAACCACCCTCAAAAGTCACCTCTTCAAAACGCTGCCCTTCCACGCTGCGAAACATGCGGTTGGGGACAATCGAACGCAAGTCCGGTGCGCCGGTGCCGACGTAAAAATCGAGCCAGCCGTCGTTGTCGAGGTCGCCGAAATTCGAGCCCATGCTAAAAAAGGGTTTGTCCAGCCCGGCGGTGCGGGTAAGGTCGGAAAAAGTGCCATCTCCGTTGTTGCGGTAGAGGCGGGGGTGTTCGGCCTCTACGGGCAACCCCAACTGCTCACGGGCGATGTCGCTGTGCAATTGGTTGAAGTGGCGCAGGTCATAGCTCAGCACCAGCAGGTCTTCCCAGCCGTCGTTATCGAAGTCCCAAAACCAGGCCGGGAAGGAGAAAACGGGCCCCTGTACGCCGGCTTCAGCCGCCTGTTCTTCGAAGCGCCACTTGCCGGCAGAGCCGCCCCGGTTGAGATATAGCCGGTTGGGTTCGCCCAGGACGGAGGCGTACAGGTCGGGCAGGCCGTCATTGTTTACATCGCCCCAAACCACGCCTTTCACAAAAGTCTCCAGGTCGATCCCCACCTCTTTGGCTACCTCGGTAAAGGTGCCGTCTCCGTTGTTGCGGTACAATTCGGAGGCGTGGGCCGTTGGGGCTTCGCTGCGGTTCTGAGCGTAAACGCCCTGCCACTGGGTGTTGGATTCGTTCCCGATGAACAGGTCCAGGTGGCCATCCAGGTTGAAATCAGCCCAGGCTGCGGTTTGAGTGGGGTGGCGGGACAACAGGCCCGATCCTTGGGTAGCGTCTACGAAGGATCCGTCTCCATTGTTGTGCAGCAGGGAGTTAGGGTGGTCTCCTGCGTCTCCCAGCCAGGCTCCGCGC
This genomic window contains:
- a CDS encoding sigma-70 family RNA polymerase sigma factor; translated protein: MHDCKRIIDKMRNGGEEGIAEGMALLVEDIEFRKTAKYFYGRYRQLSRVLSWEDLLYEAVLRLATEISNGRGPKTNCKGYIRNICRNICEEYRRESQRMDMAMDVLSKLYHSPSSNVLREKVKAYLAQLGGQCEVLLWLCFFEEPPVEDHGKLAGLLNDKGYDVSPTSVSSLLSRCKRKFRELLGGGPSGLFEE
- a CDS encoding amidohydrolase family protein — translated: MKLTQQILFAFLFLFTAYAAPAQLQYLHCGRLIDGVGDQVREKVTIIVDGKTIKEVRDGYAKAEEGATVIDLKDKTVLPGLMDMHVHIEGESNPNSYLDRFRLNDADVALRATVYARRTLMAGFTTVRDLGGSGVNVSLRNAINQGYVDGPRIFTAEKAIGTTGGHADPTNGARKGLMEYAGPEVGVINGPDDAWQAVRQRYQNGADLIKITATGGVLSLAKDGSNPQFTLEEATAIVQAAKDYGMTTAAHAHGAEGMKRAVLAGITSIEHGTMMTEEVMDLMKEKGTYYVPTISAGRFVADKAKEEGYFPAIIVPKALAIGPQIQATFAKAYKRGVKIAFGTDCGVSPHGDNAKEFLYMAEAGMPPMDAIRSATVASAELLGISDQLGSIEAGKLADIIAVKDNPLENIETLLEVEFVMKEGRVYRE
- a CDS encoding glycoside hydrolase family 97 protein codes for the protein MKNLNFLPLLFLALLFSCQKEPETTTIQSPQGVLQLEFLLSATGIPQYALTRNGTTIIDTSSLGFNLRESGVLREGFTLVSSETKETRARWTPVWGTQKEILNHYNELFVELAEAGDNPRRLNLRFRLFDDGLGFRYEFPEQEAVKEVTIMDEYTHFQLAGDHLAWWIPADYDSYEYLYNHTRLSEVDTAGLNYGIENRPDRYIANPHAVNTPVTMRTDDGLYLSFHEANLADYAGMTLGIQPGNLLQSELVPWSDGTKVRTQTPFASPWRTVLVTDNPGALLASNLILNLNEPNQIEDVSWIEPMKYTGIWWELHLGKTSWSLRQQEGSWGDKGGAGHGATTENTKKYIDFNAEHGIRGLLVEGWNQGWEYWGQDTLGYFNFYTPYPDFDIEEVVKYAKSKNVALIGHHETGGQADHYDSQLEEAFKYYHNLGIKAVKTGYAGPVTPTGERHHGQYMVRHQRRVIETAAKYQIMIDAHEPVKQTGLRRTFPNLMAQEGVRGMEYNAWSNGNPPSHTCIIPFTRMLAGPIDYTPGIFDITFDQYKPNNRVHTTLAKQLALYVTIYSSLQMAADLPENYTGHPAFQFIQEVGVDWDDTRILNAEIGQYLTIARKEKGTDRWFVGSITNEEPREFAIPLDFLEEGKAYRAGIYKDSDTAHWKDNPMAFVVTSADVKKGDTLTMKLAPGGGQAVSILPVE
- a CDS encoding CRTAC1 family protein, whose amino-acid sequence is MKSCLSRHAEMLKAASAHLRRLIALMSGILLLAGCGNQQDSPAKVVDGTAQMAAELANIYEQATAAPMPYFHLNSRRVEQMRMQAEQFKGMEAVIYRALIAKELLQAGQTEEAIGEYQQILKDIGEEPTIIAEGNKPLFDGLAISYLRLGEQENCIESHNAASCILPIAGAGVQARQEGARQAIGVYENILRRFEDDLGSRWLLNVAYMSIGLYPDSVPAPFLIEGLAPRPNSTFPRFPNAAVALGLAVNGLSGGLSIDDFNNDGHLDLFMTSYGLNDPPNLFLADGQGGYLDHTAEAGLKGLVSGLNTVHADYDNDGAVDILVLRGAWLGDAGDHPNSLLHNNGDGSFVDATQGSGLLSRHPTQTAAWADFNLDGHLDLFIGNESNTQWQGVYAQNRSEAPTAHASELYRNNGDGTFTEVAKEVGIDLETFVKGVVWGDVNNDGLPDLYASVLGEPNRLYLNRGGSAGKWRFEEQAAEAGVQGPVFSFPAWFWDFDNDGWEDLLVLSYDLRHFNQLHSDIAREQLGLPVEAEHPRLYRNNGDGTFSDLTRTAGLDKPFFSMGSNFGDLDNDGWLDFYVGTGAPDLRSIVPNRMFRSVEGQRFEEVTFEGGFGHIQKGHAIAFADLDRDGDDDVYAVMGGAVEGDVFPNALFENPDGWNGNNWVTLKLEGKTANRSAIGARLELTVQGPEGPSRKIARTVRTGGSFGAGSLQQKIGLGKATRIERLRIIWPNAAQTAETYTDLVPNRFYHIVEGAPPQELSRPPVPFRKDGSAGHHVH